The Zymobacter palmae DNA window CGCGCAGTTCATCCACATTATCCGTGATGGGCGCGATCTGGCCGCCTCCCACCTGAAAACCGTGCCGGACTGGGGCTATCCCACCGTGACCGATGCAGCCCACGGTTGGCTGGAGATCGTTGCACATACGCGTCAGGCCGCTCCGGCCGAACGCTATCTGGAAATCAGGTACGAAGATCTGGTGACTCGCCCGCGCGATACAGCACAGCGCATGCTGTCGCTGCTCAATCTTCCTTGGAACGACGCGCTACTTCACCACGCCGACCAAGGCCATTCTCTGTTCGATACCCCCTGGGGGCACCCCGCCGCAGACGCGGCCAGCCAGCCGCTCTACACCGGGCGCAACGGTCGCTACCTGCAGGACCTGACGCCACAGCAGATCGTGGAGTTTGAACGCATTGCAGGCGATGAACTGGTGCGTCTGGGCTACGGCCTCAGCGGGCAATAACTCATTGAAAGAAAGGTGCACGCATGCCAAGCGAACACCCCGCATCCCGCAAGCTACCGTTCGGGTTTCATCTACTGCTGGCGGGACAGTCGGTTTCACTAATGGGCACGCAGGTGTCGACGCTTGCCCTGCCGCTGACGGCGATTGCCGCCAGCGGTGCCAATGCGTTCACCACCGGCATGCTGCTGGCCTGCGCACGGCTTCCTTATCTGCTCGTGGGGCTGTTTGCGGGCCTGCTCGTCGATCGGATATCACATCGACGGCTGCTGATGACCGCCAACTTTGTGATGGCCCTAGTTTTCATCACCATTCCTCTGATAGCACTGTCCAGCGGACATATTCGAGTGGAACAGCTGTATGCCGTGGCGCTATTGACCGGTACAGCACTGGTGGTTGCCGATATCACCTTTCTTTCCTGGGTACCCGCACTGGTACAGCCCTCGCTGCGGACTGCCGCCCAGAACCGCATTGAGCTGGCCCAGTCAGTCGCGGTGGTGATGGGACTGCCCATGGCCGGCTGGCTGATCGGTGCGCTAACGGCTCCCATCGCCATTCTGACCGACGCGCTATCACTGTTGATTATGACCGTACTGCTACTGTTCGTTCCCGCCCGTTCTACCTCCGCCCTAGTGCCCCTTGCACCAACCGAGGGTCTGCCACCCCACTGGTGGACAGAAGCGCTCGAAGGCGCACGCTTCGTCATGCACACCCCACTGCTTCGCGCAGCGACACTGGCAACCGTCACTATCGTCTTCTTCCAGAGCGCCTATGCCGCGGTATTCATCCTGCACTTGTCTACACAGCTGCATATGAATGCAACTGAGATCGGACTGGTAACAAGCATGGCGGCCATTGGCAGCCTGTGTGGCGCAGTGCTGGCTCGTCCCATTGCCCAGCGGCTTGGGGTTGGGCGCACGCTGGCGCTGGCACTAACGGTCAGCGCAGCGGGTGCGCTGCTCTGCCCACTCTTTCCGAGCAGGATGATGACCGCCCTATCGCAATGCACGCTATGGCTCGGCATGCAGGTCTACAACGTGCATCAAGTGCCAATCCGTTCCGTACTGGCCCCCGAGCACCTGCACGGACGCGTTAATGCCAGCATTCGCACGCTGGTCTGGGGGCTAGCCCCACTGGGGGCCGTGCTGGGTGGGATCAGCGGCAATGCACTCGGCACCTCCGCTACGCTAGCGATTGCGGCATGTCTGATGGCCAGCGCCAGTTTATGGGTCATCGCCTCGCCCCTATGGGCGGTGCGTACCCCCTACCTGACGCTGCACGGCCGCCGGCAATAGGCGCCACCCTTCTCGTCATCATCGAAACAAGGAGAGCCCCATGAAATTCGTCGATACCGCGTCACTTTCACTGCCTTCTGGCGTGCTTACCTTATGGCGTCCTATCGCCCCCCCATTGAGCGACGAACGGTGGCGTAAGGACACACGCCGTGCGTCTTGCCTTCAAGAAGCCAGCCTGTCGAGCACTTTCGAGGCACTCAACAGCGGCGTCACGCCACCACCTTCATGGCTCGGTTGTACCTTCGAGATGGCCGCCGATCTTGATGCCGATGCTTTCGCTGCCGCGCTCCGTCTTTGGATCAATCGACATGACACCCTGCGCAGCAGGCTCGTGCCACTCGACGCGCCGGTGGCCAACAGCCAGCTCCAGCGCTTCACCCTTGATCCCGGCACTGCCGATATTGAGCACGTAACGGTGGATACCGCAGTGTCCATCGCAAAAAATGAGCCGCTATCAACCGTGATTGAAGACCTGTTTGACGAACAGGTGGGACCTTGCCACTGGCCAGGCTACCTACTGCTGACGATCTCGCACAGTCGCGCCACCACGGTCTGCCTAGCGGTGGATCACTCCCTCATCGACGGCTATGGGCTACTCAAACTGCCCAAAGAGCTGCACATGCTCTATGCCGTGGCACAAGGCACGCAAGCGCCCTTGCCTCCAGCGGCGAGCTATCCAGACTTTGCTGAAGCCGAGCGCCGCGAGGCTGAGGCACTTACTGCTAGTAATGAGGCTATCCAGCGCTGGCGGCGCTGCCTTGAGGCGTTCGGCGGTACGCTTCCGCCGTTTCCGATTGATGTGCGCCATCCCGACGCCACTGCCCCCGCTCAGCGCAGTGGCTACCTCAAACTGCTGGATGAAGCGGATACCCGTGCCTTTACCCAGCAGTGCCGAACAGCAGGCGGTGACCTATTCTCAGGGCTGTTTGCCTGCCTCGCCAAAGCCGCCCGTGAACTGACGGGCAACCCAGCCTTTCACACTATGGCCCCCTTTCAGACCCAGCCAAGCCAATGGTCCTCCTCTTTGGGATGGTACGTGGGCATGGCACCGGTCACCTTTCCTTTGGGCGAAGAAGAAACATTCGAGACCGCGATAGGGCATGCCGCTCAAGGGCTTCAGGCCCTCAAAATGCTTGCGCTGGTTCCGATCACACGGGTAGCCGAGCTACTGGAGCAGCCACTGCGCGATACTTTTATGGTGTCGTTCATGGACCTGCGCCGCGTGCCCGGTGCACGCGAGTGGGAAACGTGGCGTGTTGCCTCCTTTCACAGCCGCAGCAACGACCCCGACGAAGTCTGCCTGTGGTTCATGCGCACGCATGGTGGACTGATCGTTGACTACCGCCACCCGGCTACGGCAGCGGCCGACCGCGTGGTCGCGGACTATATCGCCTGGGCCAAGCGCCAGCTCAACGCTATTGCCAGTACCGCAACATGGCATATCCCCTCATCGTGAGGCTGCCAAAACGCCCCAACCCACTCGACCAAGCATCAAGGATGGGATTTGCCCGCAGCTTAGACGGGGTGGCGCAGAAGCCAGAAGCCAGAAGCCAGAAGCCAGAAGCCAGAAGCCAGAAGCCAGAAGCCAGAAGCCAGAAGCCAGAAGCCAGAAGCCAGAAGCCAGAAGCCAGAAGCCAGAAGCCAGAAGCCAGAAGAGGCTACCCGGTGCCCTTATGGCGTCAAGAGGTGAAAGGTGAAAGGTGAAAGAAAAGCATATTCCTCACAGGGTATGCACGGCGCATTCGATAACCTTTTTCATTCAGTGCGCGCTAGCTTCCTGCGCCGCCTTTCCTATTGAAAGGCGGGCATTTTTCAATCGTTAGCGCGATATCATCACCTTCACTTTGAGGCAGTATCTACAGCGCTACGACCGCCAATTTTACCAAAAAGAAACACTTTTTCACCGCTCATCACCATTGCCTGCACCACCCCCC harbors:
- a CDS encoding MFS transporter, which encodes MPSEHPASRKLPFGFHLLLAGQSVSLMGTQVSTLALPLTAIAASGANAFTTGMLLACARLPYLLVGLFAGLLVDRISHRRLLMTANFVMALVFITIPLIALSSGHIRVEQLYAVALLTGTALVVADITFLSWVPALVQPSLRTAAQNRIELAQSVAVVMGLPMAGWLIGALTAPIAILTDALSLLIMTVLLLFVPARSTSALVPLAPTEGLPPHWWTEALEGARFVMHTPLLRAATLATVTIVFFQSAYAAVFILHLSTQLHMNATEIGLVTSMAAIGSLCGAVLARPIAQRLGVGRTLALALTVSAAGALLCPLFPSRMMTALSQCTLWLGMQVYNVHQVPIRSVLAPEHLHGRVNASIRTLVWGLAPLGAVLGGISGNALGTSATLAIAACLMASASLWVIASPLWAVRTPYLTLHGRRQ
- a CDS encoding condensation domain-containing protein produces the protein MKFVDTASLSLPSGVLTLWRPIAPPLSDERWRKDTRRASCLQEASLSSTFEALNSGVTPPPSWLGCTFEMAADLDADAFAAALRLWINRHDTLRSRLVPLDAPVANSQLQRFTLDPGTADIEHVTVDTAVSIAKNEPLSTVIEDLFDEQVGPCHWPGYLLLTISHSRATTVCLAVDHSLIDGYGLLKLPKELHMLYAVAQGTQAPLPPAASYPDFAEAERREAEALTASNEAIQRWRRCLEAFGGTLPPFPIDVRHPDATAPAQRSGYLKLLDEADTRAFTQQCRTAGGDLFSGLFACLAKAARELTGNPAFHTMAPFQTQPSQWSSSLGWYVGMAPVTFPLGEEETFETAIGHAAQGLQALKMLALVPITRVAELLEQPLRDTFMVSFMDLRRVPGAREWETWRVASFHSRSNDPDEVCLWFMRTHGGLIVDYRHPATAAADRVVADYIAWAKRQLNAIASTATWHIPSS